A region of Streptomyces cinnamoneus DNA encodes the following proteins:
- a CDS encoding YbjQ family protein: MGIEDFGGGQHEKADVLVVTTNDVPGYRVERVIGEVFGLTVRSRHIGSQIGAGLKSLVGGELKGLTKTLVETRNQAMERLVQQAKARGANAVLMFRFDVTEAADVGTEVCAYGTAVVIAPER, translated from the coding sequence ATGGGCATCGAGGATTTCGGTGGCGGCCAGCACGAGAAGGCCGACGTGCTCGTGGTCACGACCAACGATGTTCCCGGGTACCGGGTGGAGCGGGTCATCGGCGAGGTCTTCGGCCTCACGGTGCGCTCCCGCCACATCGGCAGCCAGATCGGCGCGGGGCTGAAGTCCCTCGTCGGCGGTGAGCTCAAGGGCCTGACCAAGACGCTCGTGGAGACCCGCAACCAGGCCATGGAGCGCCTGGTCCAGCAGGCCAAGGCGCGGGGGGCGAACGCGGTCCTGATGTTCCGCTTCGACGTCACGGAGGCGGCGGACGTGGGCACGGAGGTCTGTGCGTACGGCACGGCAGTGGTGATCGCCCCCGAGCGCTGA
- a CDS encoding DedA family protein encodes MTPTTLALGPQWLDSDYLITQFGLVGVLAIVFAESGLLIGFFLPGDSLLFTTGLLVTTGQLDYPLWAVCALVVLAAVLGDQAGYLFGRKVGPALFRRPDSKLFKQENVEKAHEFFEKYGPKSLVLARFVPVIRTFTPIIAGVSRMNYRSFLTFNVIGGALWGGGVTALGAALGKVEFVHKHIELMLVAIVLISVVPIAIEFLRARSKAKKAEAEAPAEDAPSPATPPPGGGFPGVGFGGGVQGRGAYDDDQRGGGQEGGQYGDRPQQSGAYGNPQQGGAYGNAPQQPTGYGHRPPQQPAGYGNAPQPPGVYGNPQQGGAYGNAPQRSDVFGDRPSQQPAGYGNAPQPPGVYGNPAQGGPYGNAPQQPDAFGNRPPQQPTGHGNAPQQPAAYGNAPQQPDAFGNRPPQQPTGHGNAPQQPAAYGNAPQQPDAFGNRPPQQPTGYGNAPQQPTGYGNRPPQQPAYGNAPQQGDGYGNAPQGAYGGGYGNPGHGGQDHTAPQAGAPHGGHHDGGPGGHGHAADAPAAPGEGYDGYDGHDGHDGPDYPPSQRGRHARR; translated from the coding sequence GTGACCCCGACCACCCTCGCGCTCGGCCCCCAGTGGCTGGACTCGGACTATCTGATCACCCAGTTCGGGTTGGTCGGCGTCCTGGCCATCGTCTTCGCCGAGTCGGGCCTCCTCATCGGCTTCTTCCTGCCGGGCGACTCCCTGCTCTTCACGACCGGTCTCCTGGTCACGACGGGCCAGCTGGACTACCCGCTGTGGGCGGTGTGCGCACTCGTCGTGCTCGCGGCGGTCCTCGGTGACCAGGCGGGCTACCTCTTCGGCCGGAAGGTGGGCCCGGCGCTGTTCCGGCGCCCGGACTCGAAGCTCTTCAAACAGGAGAACGTCGAGAAGGCCCATGAGTTCTTCGAGAAGTACGGGCCGAAGTCGCTGGTCCTGGCGCGCTTCGTGCCGGTGATCCGGACCTTCACGCCGATCATCGCCGGCGTGAGCCGGATGAACTACCGCTCCTTCCTCACCTTCAACGTCATCGGTGGCGCCCTGTGGGGCGGTGGCGTGACCGCGCTGGGCGCGGCGCTCGGCAAGGTGGAGTTCGTCCACAAGCACATCGAGCTGATGCTGGTCGCGATCGTGCTGATCTCGGTCGTGCCGATCGCCATCGAGTTCCTGCGCGCCCGTTCCAAGGCGAAGAAGGCGGAGGCGGAGGCTCCGGCCGAGGACGCCCCGTCCCCGGCCACCCCGCCCCCGGGCGGCGGCTTCCCCGGGGTCGGCTTCGGCGGCGGTGTGCAGGGTCGCGGCGCGTACGACGACGACCAGCGGGGCGGCGGTCAGGAGGGCGGTCAGTACGGTGACCGTCCCCAGCAGTCCGGTGCGTACGGGAACCCCCAGCAGGGTGGCGCGTACGGGAACGCTCCGCAGCAGCCCACCGGATACGGCCACCGTCCCCCGCAGCAGCCCGCCGGGTACGGCAATGCTCCGCAGCCGCCCGGTGTGTACGGGAACCCCCAGCAGGGTGGCGCGTACGGGAATGCTCCGCAGCGGTCGGATGTGTTCGGTGACCGGCCCTCGCAGCAGCCCGCCGGGTACGGCAATGCTCCGCAGCCGCCCGGTGTGTACGGGAACCCCGCGCAGGGTGGCCCGTATGGGAATGCTCCGCAGCAGCCGGACGCGTTTGGTAACCGTCCTCCGCAGCAGCCCACCGGACACGGGAACGCCCCGCAGCAGCCCGCCGCCTATGGCAATGCTCCGCAGCAGCCGGACGCGTTCGGTAACCGTCCTCCGCAGCAGCCCACCGGACACGGGAACGCCCCGCAGCAGCCCGCCGCCTATGGCAATGCTCCGCAGCAGCCGGACGCGTTCGGTAACCGTCCTCCGCAGCAGCCCACCGGGTACGGGAACGCTCCCCAGCAGCCCACCGGATACGGCAACCGCCCCCCGCAGCAGCCCGCCTACGGCAACGCACCCCAGCAGGGTGACGGCTACGGCAACGCCCCGCAGGGGGCCTACGGCGGTGGCTACGGGAACCCGGGCCACGGCGGTCAGGACCACACCGCCCCGCAGGCCGGCGCCCCGCACGGCGGTCACCACGACGGCGGCCCCGGCGGGCACGGTCACGCCGCGGACGCCCCCGCCGCCCCCGGCGAGGGCTACGACGGCTATGACGGACACGACGGGCACGACGGCCCCGACTACCCGCCCTCGCAGCGCGGGCGCCACGCCCGCCGCTGA
- a CDS encoding threonine/serine ThrE exporter family protein has protein sequence MVAVAAGRTEERVVADRQRGGGVSDPEAGEDRKPQSDEAHSAFTPPLGVPLPPTPEDDHPTSEFALPQGVSPEPEAEPEGSAFAPPSSGTTQSTQFPAFTPPYGIPKVSLVKEAPWQDRMRTMLRMPLAERPVPERPDRQEEAGPPVPRVLDLTLRIGELLLAGGEGAEDVEAAMFGVAHAYGLGRCEPTVTFTLLTVSYQPSLVDDPVTANRTVRRRGTDYTRLNAVFRLVHDITSTGLTLEEAYRRLAEMRRNRHPYPGWGLTLASGLLAGAASMLVGGGVVVFLAAAAGAMLGDRLAWLASGRGLPEFYQFVAAAMAPAAMGVALSASHAHVQASAVITGGLFALIPGRALVAGVQDGLTGYYITAAARLLEVGYLIAGIVCGVLIVLYGGVHVGGRTLNPEAALEHVERPGIQIVAAMLLVFAFAVLLQQERHTVWIATLNGGVAWVIYASLADTIGADPVPATAVAAGLVGLFGQLFARYRYASALPYVTAAIGPLLPGSAVYFALLNFAKNEMSAGMASLTKAAALALAIAIGVNLGSEMARLFLKVPGEAAGRRAAKRTRGF, from the coding sequence ATGGTGGCCGTAGCAGCAGGGCGTACCGAGGAGCGTGTGGTGGCGGATCGGCAGCGTGGCGGCGGTGTTTCGGACCCGGAGGCGGGCGAGGACCGCAAGCCCCAGTCCGACGAGGCGCACAGCGCCTTCACACCGCCTCTGGGCGTACCCCTGCCGCCGACGCCGGAGGACGACCACCCCACGTCGGAGTTCGCCCTTCCGCAGGGGGTGAGCCCCGAGCCGGAGGCCGAGCCCGAGGGGTCGGCGTTCGCCCCGCCCTCGTCGGGCACCACGCAGTCCACGCAGTTCCCCGCCTTCACGCCGCCCTACGGCATACCCAAGGTCAGCCTCGTCAAGGAGGCGCCCTGGCAGGACCGCATGCGCACGATGCTGCGCATGCCGCTCGCCGAGCGGCCCGTGCCCGAGCGGCCCGACCGGCAGGAGGAGGCCGGTCCGCCCGTCCCGCGCGTGCTCGACCTGACGCTGCGCATCGGCGAGCTGCTGCTCGCGGGCGGCGAGGGGGCCGAGGACGTGGAGGCGGCGATGTTCGGCGTCGCCCACGCCTACGGGCTCGGGCGCTGCGAGCCGACCGTGACCTTCACGCTGCTGACCGTCAGCTATCAGCCCTCGCTCGTCGACGACCCCGTCACCGCCAACCGCACGGTGCGGCGGCGCGGCACCGACTACACCCGGCTGAACGCCGTCTTCCGGCTCGTCCACGACATCACCAGCACGGGCCTGACTTTGGAGGAGGCCTACCGCCGCCTGGCCGAGATGCGCCGCAACCGCCACCCCTACCCCGGCTGGGGCCTCACCCTGGCCTCCGGGCTGCTCGCGGGCGCGGCGAGCATGCTCGTGGGCGGCGGTGTCGTGGTGTTCCTCGCGGCGGCGGCCGGCGCGATGCTCGGCGACCGGCTGGCATGGCTGGCGTCGGGGCGCGGGCTGCCGGAGTTCTACCAGTTCGTGGCGGCCGCGATGGCGCCGGCGGCGATGGGCGTGGCGCTGAGCGCCAGCCACGCGCACGTGCAGGCCTCCGCCGTGATCACGGGTGGGCTGTTCGCCCTGATCCCCGGGCGGGCGCTGGTGGCGGGCGTCCAGGACGGCCTGACCGGTTACTACATCACCGCGGCGGCGCGCCTGCTGGAGGTCGGCTATCTGATCGCGGGCATCGTCTGCGGCGTGCTCATCGTGCTCTACGGCGGCGTGCACGTCGGCGGCAGAACGCTCAACCCTGAGGCGGCGCTGGAGCACGTGGAGCGGCCGGGCATCCAGATCGTCGCGGCGATGCTGCTGGTGTTCGCCTTCGCGGTGCTGCTCCAGCAGGAACGTCACACCGTGTGGATCGCGACGCTCAACGGCGGAGTCGCCTGGGTGATCTACGCGTCGCTCGCCGACACCATCGGGGCCGACCCGGTACCGGCGACGGCCGTCGCGGCCGGGCTCGTGGGCCTCTTCGGGCAGCTCTTCGCCCGTTACCGCTACGCGTCCGCGCTGCCGTACGTGACCGCGGCGATCGGGCCGCTGCTGCCCGGTAGCGCCGTCTACTTCGCGCTGCTGAACTTCGCGAAGAACGAGATGAGCGCCGGCATGGCCAGCCTCACCAAGGCCGCCGCGCTGGCGCTCGCCATCGCGATCGGCGTGAACCTCGGGTCCGAGATGGCCCGGCTGTTCCTGAAGGTGCCCGGGGAGGCGGCGGGACGCCGGGCGGCAAAGCGGACGCGCGGCTTCTAG
- a CDS encoding inorganic diphosphatase: protein MEFDVTIEIPKGSRNKYEVDHETGRIRLDRRLFTSTSYPADYGFVENTLGEDGDPLDAMVILDEPTFPGCLIKCRAIGMFRMTDEAGGDDKLLCVPANDPRVEHLRDIHHVSEFDRLEIQHFFEVYKDLEPGKSVEGADWVGRAEAEAEIEASYKRLEAAGGSHH, encoded by the coding sequence GTGGAGTTCGACGTCACCATCGAGATCCCGAAGGGTTCGCGGAACAAGTACGAGGTGGACCACGAGACCGGTCGCATCCGTCTGGACCGCCGACTCTTCACCTCGACCAGCTACCCGGCCGACTACGGCTTCGTCGAGAACACCCTCGGTGAGGACGGCGACCCGCTGGACGCCATGGTCATCCTCGACGAGCCGACGTTCCCCGGCTGCCTCATCAAGTGCCGCGCCATCGGCATGTTCCGCATGACGGACGAGGCCGGCGGCGACGACAAGCTGCTGTGCGTCCCCGCGAACGACCCGCGCGTGGAGCACCTGCGCGACATCCACCACGTGTCGGAGTTCGACCGCCTCGAGATCCAGCACTTCTTCGAGGTCTACAAGGACCTGGAGCCGGGCAAGTCCGTCGAGGGCGCCGACTGGGTCGGCCGCGCCGAGGCCGAGGCCGAGATCGAGGCCTCCTACAAGCGCCTTGAGGCCGCGGGCGGCTCGCACCACTGA
- the dacB gene encoding D-alanyl-D-alanine carboxypeptidase/D-alanyl-D-alanine endopeptidase, with amino-acid sequence MPEAGRWQVAWWLGRWRDAPLAQRRTVRFVAVSTVAGLVVATGAVAAAGPWDGGQRKAERDRAAAGTRAGGGDHGGAGRAGGAGAGRRAAPPVLGALGGGAARAAGLAGVLDPLLKDAALGPEPSAAVYDAGTGERLYGAGQDTGYTPASTIKLATAAAALAALGPEHRIETTVVAGSDGVVLVGGGDPTLTARPVKGEGPRFASLGDLADATVKALKARGTTRTRLAYDASRYSGPPLHPIGPNENLAPVSALMADEGRLDDSDRGVADRTAEPAADAARKFAAMLRERGVEVEGEPAEGRADAKAERLATVSSAPLADLVERALTNSDNDVAEALARQTALASGRPASFEGAAQAVTERLTGLGLPMAGVHIADGSGLDRSGRASADFLARLLLRSASADSARLRPVLTGLPVAGFTGTLRERYGREVAGRASVRAKTGTLTGVNTLAGTAVTAGGRLLVFAFMASGTADAGGAQQALDRLASALAEAG; translated from the coding sequence GTGCCTGAGGCCGGACGCTGGCAGGTCGCTTGGTGGCTCGGACGTTGGCGGGACGCCCCCCTGGCACAACGACGGACCGTGCGGTTCGTCGCCGTGTCCACCGTCGCCGGCCTGGTGGTCGCGACCGGCGCGGTGGCCGCGGCCGGTCCCTGGGACGGGGGTCAGCGTAAGGCCGAACGGGACCGCGCCGCCGCCGGAACGCGCGCGGGTGGCGGGGATCACGGCGGCGCCGGACGGGCCGGCGGCGCCGGAGCCGGCCGTCGTGCCGCACCGCCGGTGCTGGGCGCGCTCGGGGGCGGCGCGGCCCGGGCCGCCGGGCTCGCCGGGGTGCTGGATCCGCTGCTGAAGGACGCCGCGCTGGGCCCGGAGCCCTCGGCCGCCGTGTACGACGCCGGGACGGGGGAGCGGCTCTACGGGGCCGGACAGGACACCGGCTACACCCCGGCCTCGACCATAAAGCTGGCCACGGCCGCCGCCGCCCTCGCGGCGCTGGGCCCCGAGCACCGCATCGAGACCACGGTGGTGGCCGGGAGCGACGGCGTCGTCCTCGTGGGCGGCGGCGACCCCACCTTGACGGCCCGCCCGGTGAAGGGGGAGGGGCCGCGTTTCGCGAGCCTCGGCGACCTGGCGGACGCCACCGTCAAGGCTCTGAAGGCGCGGGGCACGACGCGCACGAGGCTCGCGTACGACGCCTCGCGGTACTCCGGGCCCCCGCTGCACCCGATCGGCCCCAACGAGAACCTCGCGCCCGTCAGCGCGCTCATGGCCGACGAGGGGCGCCTGGACGACTCGGACCGAGGGGTCGCCGACCGGACGGCCGAGCCGGCGGCGGACGCGGCGCGGAAGTTCGCCGCGATGCTGCGGGAGCGGGGCGTGGAGGTCGAGGGCGAGCCCGCCGAGGGCCGCGCGGACGCGAAGGCCGAACGCCTCGCCACCGTCTCCTCGGCGCCGCTCGCCGACCTCGTCGAGCGGGCCCTCACCAACAGCGACAACGACGTCGCCGAGGCCCTGGCCCGCCAGACCGCGCTGGCCTCCGGCCGGCCGGCGAGCTTCGAGGGCGCCGCGCAGGCCGTGACCGAGCGGCTGACGGGGCTGGGCCTGCCGATGGCCGGCGTGCACATCGCCGACGGCAGCGGCCTGGACCGTTCCGGCCGGGCCTCGGCGGACTTCCTGGCGCGGCTGCTGCTGCGGTCGGCCTCGGCGGACTCCGCCCGGCTCCGGCCCGTCCTCACGGGCCTGCCGGTGGCCGGTTTCACGGGGACGCTGCGGGAGCGCTACGGCCGGGAGGTGGCGGGGCGGGCGTCCGTACGCGCCAAGACGGGGACGCTGACGGGTGTGAACACGCTGGCCGGGACGGCCGTGACGGCCGGGGGGCGGCTGCTGGTCTTCGCGTTCATGGCCTCCGGGACGGCCGACGCGGGCGGGGCGCAGCAGGCGCTGGACCGCTTGGCATCGGCGTTGGCCGAGGCGGGGTAA